ataatactcgtGTCAAAATATGAGTGTTTATTTGACATAACCAAGCCATCATATAGCGATCGGATAATGAAAGACAATGCATGGGAGGAAATTAGCAAATGTCTCGGAATAAGTGGTAAGTAAGGTTTTCATTGTTTTACACCTACCCCCAGATACTCAAACGAATTTTAAAGCAAGGGCTTCTTAAACTCGTGCTGCGACGTGTtagattcaaagtcaaaataggAATAACATGAGTTTAAATGCGCCCTTACTTTAAAAACTCGTTTGAGTATCTGATCGTTAGAATATACTTATGTAGtagacaatttttattaaatataacttaagaaACTCGCGTAGCCACTTGATCTTGCCAATCTAAAGCACCACTTGAtgaaaaataatccttaaattTATTCCTTGTGGTTAGAACTGCGTCGCTATTAGAactgttttcattattattgtctGTTATTgctgttaataaatttatattgctgTGAAATTCATTCTCTTGTCCTGGCGTccgattttctattaaaaaattatgtaaacatgtagttgctaatataattaaatcacaGTACTTCGGCTGAATTTTCATTcgtttttgataaatttcaaatctttGAGTTAGCATTCCAAATGCACATTCTACGACTTTTCTTGCCCTGCTTAAACGcagattaaatactttttttgataattctgtTCTTGCTTGTTCTCTTGGATACGGCCGCAATATATTATTGCTCAAAGGAAATGCCTCGTCTCCTATAAAAACATGTGGTAAGCTTTCAGTGGTACTAGGTAGAGGTTTATTTGGGGGCAGCTTTAACTTATTGGTGTTGagttttttccaaaattttgaATTCTGTAAAATTCCGCCGTCGCTATTTTTACCATATGATCCGacatcaacaattaaaaaactgtatttcGCGTCGACCACAGCTAGTAACACTGTactgaaaaagtttttataattatagtataagcTTCCACTATTATCTGGTGCCTGTATATTGACATGCTTTCCGTCTATAGCGCCCAAACAGTTAGGAAAATtccaaatattaaagaaatcacGTGAAACCTTTTCCCACATTTCTTCATCTGGCATCTGCATAACTATGGGCATCAAAACATCACAAATTACTCTGATTGTCTCATGAATAATTGAATGAACTGTAGAAATTCCCATTCGAAAATTAAATGACAAGTTTTTGAAACTGCAACCAGTGATGAGgaatctgtaaaaataaaacaaacacacaaaatagaaatataagacTGCCGTACCAAAacgaactataaaataaaaaagagttatgttattaatttttcatttctgtTCTTTCCAGTGACGCAGTGCCAGGATCGTTGGAAGAAACTGCGAGATAACTTCAGAAAAGCCTATTATAACCGAAAAGGCAAGAGTGGCGATGGTGCAACTACGtccaaattgataaaatttgaaaaagaactttcttttataataccATTTTTTCGCAATCGAAACCAAATATCTAATGTAACATTATCATCGGATGATTCAGAGCCTGGCACACCAATACCACCACCATCGACATCATCTAAACGTTCTGACCATTCTGAAGTTGAATCGCTTGCAAGTACTTCTGGCTCGAAAAAGAGACCACGCTTAAGCAAAGATGTTGCTACGGTTTTCGAAGAGTATCttgaagaaaaaagaaatactacACCCCGTGACAAGgcattacgtaatttttttttgtctatgtcAGATACAGTGGAAACATTCCCAAAAGAAGTCCAAGCACGAATTAAAAGGCGCGTGTTTAACATTGTTAATGAAGCTGAATTAAGTCTGTATGAAAATAGTACAGATTTGAATTATTCTTTGTCTATAAATTCACCGCCATCGACTAATCAATCTACTTACCTAGTGTCAAACGAAACCTATATTCCTCAAAACTATCCAGATCAGACTACTTACGGGTACAATACCAgcacacaaaatacaaaataataaacaatcaaaaacaataataattataataataataattaaacacacacaaatctgtactatttaattacatttcattAACGTAAATAATGCTTAATAAATGGAGGGCTGTGATTTTGTGATCTATTTGGATGTTTGTGTTATTTAACATGATTAGTATAAGtaatttacatttcattaaCGTAAACAATGCTTAATAAATGGAGGGCTGTGATTTTGTGATCTAAATAACATGATtagtataaataattgttttttatttaccttaaagTTACCGTTAACCTTTCTTCGGCTGTAATGGTGCAACGATAATTTGTagtcttttttgttatatgtactCTTAACAAATCTgtcaatttcaaaaattgccAATATTCCATACGATAATACTCATAAAATTTTAGGCTATCTCTCTTCAATTCCTCGAAAATGGTGTGAAACTCCCCATGGATTAGTCTTTTTTTCCAAATATGTTTTACCCATATTTGTTTCCGCTTGCGCTTACGTTTCCTATGTTCTATTTCAAGTAATCTTGCTAACAAATATATTTCTTCGTCGGAGCTATCTAAATCCATGTTTCGAAAAGCACACGTTAACACACCGAAAACAAAACTTAGACTGCGCGGAATACTGGCACTGCCTTTGTAGTGTATCCACCCGACTCCGAGCGCATCCGACCGGCTCCGAGCACATCCAACCGCACCCGCTttcagatctcttccagccggTCGATGTGAAATAGTTGGCGGCTCCGCTCCGGCCAATTCCAAGCGTATACGACCCGGTctgtgtgaaaagaaaaaagcaggccgatgctctccgagccggtctgtgtgaacggacccttAGTTTAACAAGTTTAAAGAAGACGTTTTGCTTACCATAATTTAAACTTTGACAAAGGCGCGACGCTGCACTGGCGAAGTTGGTTGTGTCaactttttttatctttctaCTACACCGTTTTCTGCTGTAAGTAGTTAATAGCATCTTCAACAGTCTTTACTACAGTTAACAGTGACTTTGTCTGCGTGAGCTTCCATTATTGCGTATTTccttaaagttaaaaaataaattaccctACCCTACTTTAATAAGATTTTCTATTTTGATATGTTTTTGGACGAAAAGTGTAAGCCTAGTGGTCAGAACTTCGGCCTTCGTTTCGGGGAGACCGTATTCGATTCCAGCAAACTCTCTAACTTCTCAGAGTTaggtaaatacataaataactcaaaataaaagtctttattgtaccctctgtaggtacaataaagacttatacaaatacaataaaaatttctttacatatgtttaatataggtatgtttatatattttgtctattgtaaaaatttaagtcTGCTCTCCGAACAGGAGGGttcgcccataatcaccacgacAGGCAGACGTTTTGGTAACCGCAGTATATTGTACTAGTAGTACAGAGGTCACTGCTGTTCGTTCTcttttatacttctttagccgtttcgtacgacacccgctggaAGAGCAGGGGTGTTGACAAATTAAGATCTGTGTACCACATGGTAGAAAAAGGGGAGAACCaaatagtcaaaaatatatctttatagtTTTTGTTCGCTGTGTAGAactagatataatataaatagtatcAGTTCCTTCAACCTTGTTTCGGATCACTCAGCACCATTCAACGTTTACAGAGCAGTATTACAACAAATACAGTACAGTACTCAATTTCCGTTGTACACATGTGTAAGTCAATCGCAGGATGGTAACCTCAAATGTGCAAATTGCCACACGTCGTTAAAAATTTTTTGGAGTTGTGCTTCATACGTACGACAAACACAAGACAACTTAAACTGTATTGTAATATCCCAAAAGTGTCCCGTGACTATCTCCGTGTAAGTATAATGTCTGATATATTTATTCTTCCCTATCAAATATTATCCGCTGTTCTACGCACGAACTCGTAGGTAACGCCTATACAGCAGGCGTTCCAAAcgcttatattattttctacgcAATAGACCCCGACATACCGTGTCGCATCGCCCTTCCGTTATTactatgtttataattttaattatttatttttgctttgctTGTAAGGTAAGGAGAATAATTTAAAAGCCAGTTGTAGTTCCAGTAGTTCATagagtataatttaatttaatagcccACAATCTTCAtaaaattctaccgagaaataCGACTGTTAGTTCGAGAGATTAGCGAGTTAAAATGTTTATAGTAAAACAATGTTTcagctgtatttttttataaatagataatatacacaataatacaacacacagacaaacacctcaattatatttattatacttaagcATAGAATCCTTTAGATATAGATATTCATAAACAGACGTAACATCAGTTTAACTTTTAACTCTTAGGCATTAGACGTGTACACTCAGTTTAAGGCCAACATgacaaatttaaacaaattagtGCGAAATACGGACAGTTTACTAAAATTTCGCTTGTCGATATATTTCTTAGCTTTCGCGCATTTAGTGATTATGTCCATAAGGTTACTACTAGTTAAAGACTTTGAGAATTCCGAAGACGAGACAATACGAGTGTATGCAAAATCTAAGTGGAAGCTAATAACAACTTGGTTTAATGTAAGTAAATGATGGATGCTATACAGATCCTATactgtttaaaatattgattattaataatataaa
The genomic region above belongs to Pararge aegeria chromosome 11, ilParAegt1.1, whole genome shotgun sequence and contains:
- the LOC120627522 gene encoding uncharacterized protein LOC120627522 isoform X2 — protein: MDLDSSDEEIYLLARLLEIEHRKRKRKRKQIWVKHIWKKRLIHGEFHTIFEELKRDSLKFYEYYRMEYWQFLKLTDLLRVHITKKTTNYRCTITAEERLTVTLRFLITGCSFKNLSFNFRMGISTVHSIIHETIRVICDVLMPIVMQMPDEEMWEKYSVTSCGRREIQFFNC
- the LOC120627523 gene encoding uncharacterized protein LOC120627523; this translates as MNDEKLIILVSKYECLFDITKPSYSDRIMKDNAWEEISKCLGISVTQCQDRWKKLRDNFRKAYYNRKGKSGDGATTSKLIKFEKELSFIIPFFRNRNQISNVTLSSDDSEPGTPIPPPSTSSKRSDHSEVESLASTSGSKKRPRLSKDVATVFEEYLEEKRNTTPRDKALRNFFLSMSDTVETFPKEVQARIKRRVFNIVNEAELSLYENSTDLNYSLSINSPPSTNQSTYLVSNETYIPQNYPDQTTYGYNTSTQNTK
- the LOC120627522 gene encoding protein ANTAGONIST OF LIKE HETEROCHROMATIN PROTEIN 1-like isoform X1; the protein is MDLDSSDEEIYLLARLLEIEHRKRKRKRKQIWVKHIWKKRLIHGEFHTIFEELKRDSLKFYEYYRMEYWQFLKLTDLLRVHITKKTTNYRCTITAEERLTVTLRFLITGCSFKNLSFNFRMGISTVHSIIHETIRVICDVLMPIVMQMPDEEMWEKVSRDFFNIWNFPNCLGAIDGKHVNIQAPDNSGSLYYNYKNFFSTVLLAVVDAKYSFLIVDVGSYGKNSDGGILQNSKFWKKLNTNKLKLPPNKPLPSTTESLPHVFIGDEAFPLSNNILRPYPREQARTELSKKVFNLRLSRARKVVECAFGMLTQRFEIYQKRMKIQPKYCDLIILATTCLHNFLIENRTPGQENEFHSNINLLTAITDNNNENSSNSDAVLTTRNKFKDYFSSSGALDWQDQVATRVS